Proteins encoded together in one Triticum dicoccoides isolate Atlit2015 ecotype Zavitan chromosome 7B, WEW_v2.0, whole genome shotgun sequence window:
- the LOC119342031 gene encoding uncharacterized protein LOC119342031, which produces MAPNFGRSISFPLTPARSFSKPSRHVRSVSLPGTTSSHPLLANLHARIAALRAGTSIPAGLANIHALHAALADLLLLPASVAALRRPTSNTGDRLLDAFLLLADAHQGFQECLLELRQAAAESRAALRRGDTGRLASASRSQHRAEKDLARLTASVFAISTKCARQNLVAVSGEEVEMAYALLEAAAASAAASAAVFSAAASMSSAASSCKKMTTFIPAFARKSTRPDTAEATVERLHGLEQCFDECDGACDMVFRSVVQTRVLLLNIMTPTI; this is translated from the coding sequence ATGGCTCCCAACTTCGGCCGCTCCATCTCCTTCCCTCTTACCCCGGCGAGGTCATTCTCAAAGCCGTCCCGCCACGTCCGCTCCGTCAGCCTCCCCGGCACCACCTCCTCCCACCCGCTCCTcgccaacctccacgcccgcatcgCCGCCCTCCGCGCAGGCACCTCCATACCGGCCGGCCTGGCCAACATCCACGCGCTCCACGCCGCGCTCGCCGACCTACTCCTCCTCCCAGCGTCCGTGGCCGCGCTGCGGCGCCCCACAAGCAACACCGGCGACCGCCTTCtagacgccttcctcctcctcgccgacGCGCACCAGGGCTTCCAGGAGTGCCTCCTAGAGCTCAGGCAGGCCGCCGCCGAGTCCCGTGCTGCGCTCCGCAGAGGGGACACGGGCAGGCTCGCGTCCGCCTCGAGGTCCCAGCACAGGGCCGAGAAGGACCTTGCCCGCCTCACCGCGTCGGTCTTCGCCATCTCCACCAAGTGCGCGCGGCAGAACCTCGTCGCCGTTAGCGGCGAGGAGGTCGAGATGGCCTATGCTCTTCTGGAGGCGGCCGCTGCCAGCGCTGCGGCCTCCGCGGCCGTGTTCTCGGCCGCTGCGTCCATGTCGTCTGCGGCGTCGTCTTGCAAGAAGATGACCACGTTTATTCCCGCGTTCGCCAGGAAGTCCACCCGCCCGGACACGGCCGAGGCGACCGTGGAGAGGCTGCACGGGCTGGAGCAGTGCTTCGACGAGTGCGACGGCGCGTGCGACATGGTGTTCAGGAGCGTGGTGCAGACCAGAGTTTTACTGCTCAACATCATGACGCCCACCATCTAG